In Planctomycetia bacterium, the genomic window CATCGAGCACGTTTGCATTCGAGCAACTGCCGGCATTTCTCAAGCTACAGTCGACGGATTACGACCACATCGTGAAATTGCCGATGGCGACACTCGATCAGCCGACGAGTCACAAGGAGATGTTGCGCTACATCGTCGAACGGGTCGAGCAATGGCCCCCGCGCTTGCAGGGATTTGGGCGGGGACCGTTGGCGACCTTCGAATATGAAATCGCCGAACACCGCGGTGAGCTACAAACCGCGAACCTCAAAGACCTCGAGGCGCGCTTGTTTGTCTTAGTGCGCGCTCAGTTTAAGCGTCATCTGAGTACCGATGAAAGTAACGGAATCTATCGGCTCTTTCATCGACCGGGCGAGGATTGGAAATCGCGCGTCGGAGATTTCACCGCCGCCGCGGAAGAAGCGTATCGCGAACAAAAACAGTCGGGCCGACGAGTGACGGCCGTGGCCGCCTATGTTTGGCAGGAGCTCGGACTGCACAAGCGGGCGATCGAAATGCTTGCGACGGCCGAACGAGAAGGGTTGCTCGTGCGAGAAGAATCCCGCACCTTGGTCGAATACTTGCGCAGCGAAAGTCGCCATGCCGAAACGCTCCCGGTGTTGGAATCGTTGGTGCGCGCCGATCCCGACGTGATGCAAGATCAGGCCGCCTTGCTGACGGCCTACCACGATGCGGAACAGCCGCAGAAAGCCGCCGAGCAAGCCACGGCGATCGAGCGACATTTTCATCGGCCAGGGCGTTGGACCGAGCAAAACATCGCGATGTTCGCCGAAGCCTGTTTACGGGCGAGTCTCTACGAGAAAGCGATTACTTACTTCAACGAAGCGATCTCGCTCCGCCGCCGCGCCTCCGGAGTAGGTCGCGCGGTCAACGATGCCACGTTGTCCGAATGGTATCAACGCTTGGCGTTTGCCCACGGCGCGCTGGCGCAGATGCCGGAAGCGGTCGAAGCGGCGCTGGGGGCCGTCGTCTGTTGGAGCCCGCGACATGAGCGGCGCAAGGAAAGTCTGCAAGTTCTCGACGATGTCGTCGACCGCGCGGATCAACTCGACCGCTATGTGAAATCGAAGGACGACGAGGCGCAAGCGTCGGGCCAAGACAGCCCCTTGTTGCGCAAAGCGTTCGGCAAAACTTATCAACATCGAGGGGCGCACGACAAGGCGCTCGTGCAGTTGCTCGCGGCCCAAGCGCTGCAGCCGAACGATCGGGAAGTGTCGGAGATGTTGATCACGTCGTACGATGCGCTCGACCGACCCACGGAGGGAACTCGGCAGCTCCTCGCGCAGATCGACTACGATCGGCACGACCTGACGCTGTATGAGCAGTTGGCCGAACGGTTGAAGAACGACGAAGCGGAAACGGAGCGGGCGACGACGTCGATCGTCGAAGGGGGGCCGACTGAGGCGGAAAATCATGCGGCCTTGGCCGCGATCCGGCAGAAGCAACGGCGCTGGAACGAGGCCGCCCGGGAGTGGGCCGAGGTGGCGGAACTGCGGCGTCTTGAACCGACCGGACTGTTGGGCTTGGCCGAAGTGCAGCTCACGCTCCGGCAATGGGACGAGGCGCGCCGGACGCTCGATCGGTTGCAAAAGACGGAGTGGCCCGACCGGTTTGCCGAGCCGCTGCGGAAGGTCGACGAGCTGCGCGCGAAGCTGCCGAAGTGACGGTTGCGGAAACGCGACCGGGGACCGCGAGCATCGCTGGACGCCGAACGGGCGAAGGCGTAGATTGCTCGTGGGTTCCGCAAAGTTCACAGTTCCAAAGGATTAACCGTGGCTAAGAAGAAAGTTGCAGCAGCGAAAAAGAGTGCGAAGAAGCCGGCCGAGCCGGGCATCGTGGCGAAGGTCGTCGCCGCGGTCGTGAAGGTCGAGAAGAACGTCGCGGCGCGCAGCGCCAAGCGTCAGGCCGCCGTGGCGAAGGTCGTGGCTAAGGTCGCTACGAAGATCGCCGGCGCGACGGAAGTCGTGGCCGAGAAGGCCGAGAAGCGCGCCGAGAAGAAGCAAGTCGCGGCGAAGAAGGCCGCCGCACCGGCGCCTGCCGCTCCGACACCGGCCCCGCCGGCGCCTGTCGCCGCTCCGGCTCCGGCAGCGAAGCCGGCTCCTGCGAAGAAGAGCGCTAAGAAGCCGACCGCGAAGAAGAAGTAACCCACTCTCGGAACGTCGGCGGGCGGCGCGAACGTGCGCGGCCCGCCGACGTCGCCGTTTCGCATCTCTCGTTGCGCTCGAACTCTCCGAGCCTTCTCGCGCCGCACTCTCATCGGCACGCGCGATCTTCTGCGACGCTCCGAGCCCCGTGGATTTCCTCCCCGCCTCGGTCTCGATTCTCTCGTTGCCTCGCGCCGGCTTACTTGCCCGCGGCTTGCTCAAAGCCGCGCTTCTCGCTCGCTGCAAGCGTTTGCGCGCCCGCGTCCGCGTTTCGCATGAGGAAGACCACGGCTTGCCCGCAGGGCATTCGTGAGACATATGCTCCTGTCAAGATTTTACGGCTGGGCAAATGCGAACGTCGCCGCGGTTCGACTCCTTCTTCGAACTCGCCGGCGACCGTCAAGTACCGAGGTTCACGCACATGGAATTCGCCGACGCCGAGCTCATCGCCGACTTCGTGGTCGAGTCGCAAGAAGGACTCGCCGACATCGAGCAACAGATGCTCGCGATCGAAGCCGGCGGCGCGCAGCCCGACGCCGACTTGGTCAACGCCGTGTTTCGCACGATGCACACGATCAAGGGAACGGCCGGATTTCTCGGCCTCAGCCGGATCGGATCGTTGGCGCATAGCTTGGAAGAAGTTCTCAACGGCATGCGCAATCGTGAGGTGGCGACCAGCTCGGAGCTCGTCACGTCGATCTTGAAGGCCGCCGACTTCATGAAGGGGCTGATCGACTCGGTCGAGACGTCGAACGACGCCGACATCACGGAACACGTCGCGGCGATGCACCGCTACCGGCCCGTCACCGAAGGCGAAGCCACGGTCGAGGCGGCGCAGGCTGAAGTCGTCGCCGAACCAATTACCGCACCGGAAAACAATACGGCGGCCACCGGCGGCGCCGGGCCGGAGCTCAGCGAAGCGGTGCGTGAGTTTTTGATCGAATGCTACGAAAACCTCGATCGAATGGATCACGACCTATTCGTGTTGGAGCAAAACCCGGCCGCGGAGAATTTGCTGCGCGGCATCTTCCGCACGATGCACACGATTAAAGGGGGGGCAGGCTTTTTGGGCCTCGGAGCATTGGAAAAGCTTGCCCATACGGCCGAAAATCTGCTCAGCAAACTGCGCGACGGAAAGCGAACCCTCACGTCCGACATCGCCGGCGCACTCTCCGCGACGGTCGATAAATGTCGTGAAGGGCTCCGCCTGGTCGAGGTTGCCCAGAGCGATGTCGGGTTCGACACGGAATCGGTCGTGCGGCAGCTGCTGCTTGCAGACCGAGACGAGAAGAGCCCGACGATCGTTGCTGAGATCGCGAATCCGCTCGTCGTTCCTGCGGCGTTGCCCGTCGCACCGGCCGCGCCTTCCGTCGCTCCGTCGTCCATTGCTCCGGTGTTGCCCACGGCCGAAGCGGCTTCGTCGGAGAAGTCGCAGCTCGCGGCCGGCGACAGCACGATTCGGGTCGATGTCGGGCTGCTCGATAAGTTGATGACGCGCGTCGGCGAGTTGGTTCTCGCGCGGAATCAGATCGTGCAGTTTACGAGCAAGCTTGAAGACATGGCCTTCATCCGCACGGCGCAGCGTTTGAATCTCATCACGACCGAGCTGCAAGAGAGCGTGATGAAGATGCGGATGCAGCCGATCGGCAACGTCTGGTCGAAGTTTCCGCGCGTCGTTCGGGATCTTGCTTCGCAACTCGGCAAGCAAGTCCGGATCGACATGGAAGGAAAAGAGACCGAGCTCGATAAGACGATCGTCGAAGCGATCAAAGATCCGCTGACGCACTTGGTGCGCAACTCGGTCGACCACGGCATCGAAGGGCCGGAGCAACGGCGTGCGGCCGGCAAGCAGATCGAGGGCTGCTTACTGCTGCGGGCCTATCACGAAGGGGGCCAAGTCAACATCGAGATCACCGACGACGGCGCCGGATTGAACCTCGATCGGATTCGCAAGAAAGCGATCGACAAGGGATTGCTCACGCCGGATCAAGCCGGGCGAATGTCCGATCGAGACGTCGCGCAGTTGATCTTCGCACCCGGCTTCTCCACGGCCGAGCAAGTGACGAGCGTCTCCGGGCGCGGCGTGGGGATGGACGTCGTGAAGACGAACATCGAACGCATCAGCGGCACGATCGATCTGCAAAGCCGGCCCGGCCAAGGGACGACGATCAAGATCAAAATCCCGCTCACGTTGGCGATCATCCCGGCCTTGGTCGTGACGAACGACGGCGATCGCTACGCGATTCCGCAAGTCAGCTTGTTGGAGCTCGTTCGGCTCGAAGGGGACGAAGTGAAGAAGAACATCGAATACGTGCACGGCGCGCCGGTGTATCGGCTGCGCGGGAAGTTGTTGCCGCTGGTTTATCTCTCGCAACGCTTGGGATTGGCCGAGCGCCGGGAGACGAAAGAGGAGTCGGCGAGCGACGCAACTCCGAACGACAGAGCTGCGAATGACTGCGCTGCAAATGAGGGAGCGGTGAACATCGTCGTGCTGCGGGCCAACGATCGGCAGTTCGGGCTCGTCGTCGACAAGGTGAACGATACGGAAGAGATCGTGGTGAAGCCGCTCAGTCGACAACTGAAAGGGCTTTCCGAGTATTCCGGCGCGACGATCATGGGCGATGGCACGGTTGCCCTGATTCTCGACGTGATGGGGCTCGCCATCGCCGCCGGATTGGCCGCCGAAATGCGCGAGCAGAAGAATTCCGGCGCGTCGAAAAGCGATGAGAAAGCGGGTCGTCCGCTCGAGACGTTGCTCGTCGTCGACTTGGGAGACAGCCGACGCTTCGCGCTGCCGACCTCGATGATCTCGCGGCTCGAAAAGGTTTCGCACTCCGACATCGAATACGCCGACGGCCGAGAAGTGATTCAATATCGCGGCGCGATCTTGCCGCTGGTGCGATTGAGCGAAGTGTTCGGTGCCGCACCGCAAGCAGGATCGCCGCAAGACGAACTGCAAATCGTCGTCTATGCCGATCAAGACCATCATTGCGGGCTCGTCGTGCAGCGGATCGTCGACATCGTAGAAACGGAATTGAACCTCTCGACCTCGAAGCGCGACGACGACAACCTGCTCGGTACTTCGATTATTCAACAGCGCGTAACCGACGTGCTCAACCTGCGCCGCCTCGCCCGACGGCCTGCCGCCACCAAGTTCAAGAGCCATTAGAAGTGCATTATGAATAAACGTACCCGACAGTTTTGCACGTTCTACGTCGACGATTTGTTTCTCGGCATCGACGTGCAACAGATCCAAGAAGTGATTCGGTATCAGACGATGACGCGGGTGCCGCTGGCGCCGGCGGCCATCAGCGGGCTGATCAACTTGCGGGGTCAGATCGTCACGGCGATCGATCTTCGCCGGCGACTCGGCGCACCGCTTCGCCAGCCGGATCAGCCGCCGATGAACGTCGTCGTGCGCGACGGCGAGAACGCGGTGAGCCTGCTCGTCGATCGGATCGGCGATGTGCTCGAGGTCGACGACGAATTGTTCGAATCTCCGCCGTCGACCGTGCGCGCCGACGTTCGCGGACTCATCACAGGGGCTTACAAACTTCCCGATCGGTTGCTGCTCGTCTTAGATCGAGGACGAGCGTTGGCCGAAAGCGACGGAGCGGAAACACGACTGGCCGGGTGACGCTGGAATTCTTCCGAACGCCGCCCCTCATCCGGCCTTCGGCCACCTTCTCCCGGTGGGAGAAGGATTACTCCCGAATCCTTTTGCAGACAACTCATTCAATTCAACTCGCATCTTAATGGAGAATCGTTCGATGACTACAACCCTTCGCAAACCGAAAACAACCGCGGCATCGGCCGGTAAACGAAACTTGGAGAACGCCGCGCTCTTGGCCGCGATCGGCAAGTCGCAGGCCGTGATCGAGTTCAACCTCGA contains:
- a CDS encoding chemotaxis protein CheW produces the protein MEFADAELIADFVVESQEGLADIEQQMLAIEAGGAQPDADLVNAVFRTMHTIKGTAGFLGLSRIGSLAHSLEEVLNGMRNREVATSSELVTSILKAADFMKGLIDSVETSNDADITEHVAAMHRYRPVTEGEATVEAAQAEVVAEPITAPENNTAATGGAGPELSEAVREFLIECYENLDRMDHDLFVLEQNPAAENLLRGIFRTMHTIKGGAGFLGLGALEKLAHTAENLLSKLRDGKRTLTSDIAGALSATVDKCREGLRLVEVAQSDVGFDTESVVRQLLLADRDEKSPTIVAEIANPLVVPAALPVAPAAPSVAPSSIAPVLPTAEAASSEKSQLAAGDSTIRVDVGLLDKLMTRVGELVLARNQIVQFTSKLEDMAFIRTAQRLNLITTELQESVMKMRMQPIGNVWSKFPRVVRDLASQLGKQVRIDMEGKETELDKTIVEAIKDPLTHLVRNSVDHGIEGPEQRRAAGKQIEGCLLLRAYHEGGQVNIEITDDGAGLNLDRIRKKAIDKGLLTPDQAGRMSDRDVAQLIFAPGFSTAEQVTSVSGRGVGMDVVKTNIERISGTIDLQSRPGQGTTIKIKIPLTLAIIPALVVTNDGDRYAIPQVSLLELVRLEGDEVKKNIEYVHGAPVYRLRGKLLPLVYLSQRLGLAERRETKEESASDATPNDRAANDCAANEGAVNIVVLRANDRQFGLVVDKVNDTEEIVVKPLSRQLKGLSEYSGATIMGDGTVALILDVMGLAIAAGLAAEMREQKNSGASKSDEKAGRPLETLLVVDLGDSRRFALPTSMISRLEKVSHSDIEYADGREVIQYRGAILPLVRLSEVFGAAPQAGSPQDELQIVVYADQDHHCGLVVQRIVDIVETELNLSTSKRDDDNLLGTSIIQQRVTDVLNLRRLARRPAATKFKSH
- a CDS encoding chemotaxis protein CheW, with translation MNKRTRQFCTFYVDDLFLGIDVQQIQEVIRYQTMTRVPLAPAAISGLINLRGQIVTAIDLRRRLGAPLRQPDQPPMNVVVRDGENAVSLLVDRIGDVLEVDDELFESPPSTVRADVRGLITGAYKLPDRLLLVLDRGRALAESDGAETRLAG